The segment GGTCCAGAAATCCCGCAACGGCGGCATGTTCCCCGCAGCGCAGACCGACCAGAAGAAGCTGAAGGTCGGCTTCGTGGGTCTGGAGGCCGGAGGCAGCGAGTCCAGAGACGGAGCTCTGCTCATAtcaggtaggtgtgtgtgtgtgtgtgtgtgtgtgtgtgtgtgtgtgtgtgtgtgtgtgtgtgtgtgtgtgtgtgtgtgtgtgtgtgtgtgtgtgtgtgtgtgtcagaaattaaagataaaatttacatttaaaataagcCCCTCCCACCagatattaaaggggacatatcatgcaaattccactttgttcgtgcttctacaggttaatgtgggtatctggctcatgtctaccaacccaaacactCTGGGGGAAACACTCgtgcgttttgttatagttcctctaagtcagaaacgtcgtgcttgagcgactcgattgagcttcctgggttttgtgtcgtcacaaggaactggaagtctccctacatggtcttggcccaccccccacctcatccctcCTAAAACTGAGTTCAAATAATcatgatcgccccctggtgtccagctgcagtacaggtcatagacctcctccatgttagcagatgggacatgaaccaaactaaagaatcaaagtagacgttaaatgaatgtttgtaaagatgtttctgtcgtttcaggtcgttctcatctctctgatgtttgttcacgtgtttctgatcagtttggtttgaatcagttatttgatgatatgaaaacaggctgagacgtgatgattgacagctgagactgactcctgtgattggtagtgtgtgtgtgtgggcgggaccttgatacaACGTTTCCACTCTACGACTGCACAGACTGACTGTAAACAATGTCATCACcagaagatggcagcgtttgtatctgagatattgtaatttttatgtttggagaaggtggagacgtgtcgtccatctttgtttacaggcTACAGTTAGCATACTGTGGTTAGCAGGAAGCTAAAGTATTAACGACATTAGGCGCCCCACAGATACCACAAGGAAGCTTCTCcctctgagggggggggggacttctgGTGAATTAAAGTCAACTGAGGATTCATTGATCACTGACtgatgtctgtctctgtccaggtGCAGAGGACGGACCTCGGCGGCAGCGCAGCAGCGTCTCCGGGGGAAAGAAACCTCCGAAACGAAATGCTCTCTACAGACGACTGCAGAACTTCCTGTACAACGTCCTGGAGAGGCCTCGAGGATGGGCCTTCATCTACCACGCCTACGTGTAAACACCTGTCCTCACACCTGTCCTCACACCTGTCctcacatctgtcctcacacctgtcctcacatctgtcctcgcctgtcctcacatctgtcctcgcctgtcctcacatctgtcctcacaCCTGTCCTCACATCTGTCCTCGCCTGTCCTCACACCTGTCctcacatctgtcctcacacctgtcctcacatctgtcctcacaCCTGTCCTCACATCTGTCCTCGCCTGTCCTCGCATCTGTCCTCACACCTGTCCTCGCCTGTCCTCGCATCTGTCCTCACATTTGTCCTCACACCTGTCCTCGCCTGTCCTCACATCTGTCCTCGCATCTGTCCTCACAATTGTCCTCACATCTGTTGTCACATCTGTCCTCACACCTGTCctcacatctgtcctcacacctgtcctcacatctgtcctcgcatctgtcctcacatctgtcctcacacctgtcctcacacctgtcctcacacctgtcctcacatctgtcctcacaCCTGTCCTCACATCTGTCCTCGCCTGTCCTCACATCTGTCCTCGCATCTGTCCTCACATCTGTCGTCACacctgtcctcacctgtcctcacatctgtcctcacctgtcctcacacctgtcctcacctgtcctcacatctgtcctcacaTCTGTCTTCATATTTGTCCtcacatctgtttctgtttgaaataaacatcaaaatACATAACAGTCGAAACAGGAAACTAAAGTGAAGGACGTCAGTGACTCACGGATAAAATCAATAGTCAGTTTCAAGGAAGACCTGAGATCAGGTGCCACAGTTTTAATATTCCCCTGGAAACACAGATGTCagtggatgttttgttttcaggttcCTGCTGGTGTTCTCCTGTCTGGTTCTGTCTGTGTTCTCCACCATCAAAGAGTACGAGAAGAGTTCAGAGGACGCTCTCTACATCCtggtaaaaacacttttatctgatctgaggtcagaggtcaggcaCTTTCTGAGTCAGTGCTCCGGCTAATTCAACAGGAAACCATCAAAACAGAAATCAATCAGCTGCTTTATCAATAAGTTTTTTACGGTGTGTTGTTGTCGTCATGTCACAGGAAGTGGTGACCATCGTGGTGTTCGGGGTGGAGTACATGGTGAGGATCTGggctgcaggttgttgttgtcggTTCAGAGGATGGAGAGGACGACTCAAGTTCGCCAGAAAACCCTTTTGTGTCATCGGTGAGTCTGACCACGATAAAGACACGTTCACCAGAGGACGGTAGgactcacctctctctctctctgacctgtctgtctctcagacGTTATGGTGTTGATAGCATCCATCTCCGTCTTGGCGGCGGGGACTCAGGGGAACGTCTTTGCGACATCAGCAATTCGTTCTCTTCGGTTCCTTCAGATCCTGAGGATGATCCGTATGGACCGACGAGGAGGAACCTGGAAACTGCTTGGATCAGTGGTGTACGCCCAcagcaaggtgtgtgtgtgtgtgtgtgtgtgtgtgtgtgtgtgtgtgtgtgtgtgtgtgtgtgtgtgtgtgtgtgtgtgtgtgtgtgtgtgtgtgtgtgtgtgtgtgtgtgtgtgtgtgtgtgtgtgtgtcagcagtcCTGGTTTGTTCGTATCATGTTTGTTACATCTGATCTTATCCATTGATCCTGGACTGTTATTGATCCTCCCCTCCCCAGTGTTTCACTCCCAGTTTGTTtaaagatgtgtgtttgtgtgtgtatgatttcagtttcagtctgaaaataaaagtagaTCTTTTTTCTTGTGTCTGTGATTGTATGTCACATCATCAGTGATGAACTCAGAGTCACAAGATGTTTTAGTTCTTCGGTCACCATCGGCAGGGAAACCGAGCCGGAGGCGATCGCTCCCCGGTTCGTGTCCAAGTTGTGTGCTACCTCACGGATCACCCCTCTTGATCCACAGCCACCTCCACGTCTTTTCTGCAGCCTAGTTCCTGGTGTCTCTTCTCCCCTGCAAAGCTCTGCAGCCCACCTCCATGGGCACACACGGGCCTTCCATCTGCATTCAATGAAAATCCCTAGATATTTAACCTTCTTGTGTTAATGGGCCTCCTCTATCAAGCCTCCCTAGGTCGACCGTCAGCTACCAATCGCACTCTGAAAGTAGGAGTCCAGTAGTAGAGGCCCTGAGCTCCATCAACAGTGTCTCTCCTGCCCTTCTTTCAGCCCCTGGTCATGGTGCCACCTTTACCTGCCTTCTCCCAAGGCTTTTGAGCAGCAGCTCATGATGTGCTCCAGGGAACCTCTTGCCAGGCACAGTGGGCATGCCTGGGTACTGGCATGGATTGTTGGTGTGCCCCTAAAGGGCAATACCGCTTAAACTCAGGCAGGCCCAGCCACCACCAAAGGAACTAGCTGATATTTCTCTCAAAGCCTTCCACATTGGTCATTGTCTCCTCATTAATAAGtagagaagctgcaggaagcaTTGTTCAAAGTCTTCAGAGGATTCCATGCTGATAAATCAATGCTTTATTGACTGGACTCTGCAGTGTCTCTAAAGGGGCAGTCGAAGATCTTCCCCAGCCTCTTCACCGGCCTCTCTGTCCCTGATGGAATCTGGGCTCCTGATATGGTGCAACCAGGGATGATGCCTTTTTGTAGCCGATGCCATTCAGATGTTGTGGTTCCAATGGTGCATCTCAGACTGAAATTGTTGTAGTGTTCTTCGGTCCTCTCTGGAAAATGGCACCTTCTCAGTGCTGTTGACAAGGTCGAGCCAAATGACGGCCAGGTCtcctctactctctctctctattctcatAGGTCAACTGGGTAACtactcatgtctctctctctgtttctgttcctAATGTCTCTTTGTCGCCCCCTACAGGAGTTGATCACAGCCTGGTACATCGGCTTCCTGTGTCTCATTCTGGCCAGTTTCCTCGTTTATTTGGCAGAAAAAGAAGATAACGAACAGTTTGAGACGTATGCTGACGCCCTCTGGTGGGGACTGGTGAGACTGAAACACATGATACTGTGATACATGTTACTATGACTTCAGGGGACATTACATCAACCCGGTCAGACTGGGTAGAGTTAAGATCTCGTTCAGGTTAAAGTCTTTTCTAAGAAAGACTGACTCAGCGATTTACATCTCAGGTTTGACCTCGACATTTGTCTTGACATCCTGTTACTTGTTTCCAGGCGATCTGAttgttctgtttctgtcagaTCACATTGACAACCATCGGTTATGGAGATAAGTTCCCCATCACCTGGAATGGACGTCTCCTGGCTGCGACCTTCACTCTGATCGGAGTATCTTTCTTTGCTCTGCCCGCTGTGAGTCATTCAAATGATTACCTGAGTTAACCTGAGGTTAGCGTCGACCTGGTCTCCACTCACCTGGTCTGCGGTTCTAATCTGTGTCCTCAGGGGATCCTGGGTTCCGGTTTTGCTCTGAAGGTCCAGGAGCAGCACCgacaaaaacactttgagaaGAGACGAAACCCAGCAGCCGGACTCATCCAGGTGAACTGACACTCTGATGGCCACGGCCATTTTCTCTGAGCAAGTCCATCGTATCGTTACAGTAACCTCATCGTTCCTTTAACCTCAATGTTACGGTAACCTTGTCGTTATGGTAACCTCACTGTTACGGTAACCTTGCTGTTACACTAACCTTATCGTTATGGTAACCTCATTCTTAATGGATCCTTGTTGTTACACTAACATTATCGTTAAGGTAACCTCACTGTTATGGTAACCTCACTGTTACGGTAACCTTGTTGCTATGGTAACCTTATCGTTCGGCGACATAACCACTTTAGGAAAAAGACATGGAGCTAACTTTAAGTTCTGAAACTTAAAACTCAGAACCACAAAGAAGCTGCTGATGACGAAGACAAATCTTTTCAATTCATCGGCTTGTTTCGTTTCTGCAGTGACGACATGTGAccgatgacatcatcacttaATTTAGAACAAActcctgcagctgaaactggATGAAACATGTTTAGAGCAGAAACTCAGTGACAAATATTTACTCCACATTAAAACCAATGATGCAGCAAACATATttatgtgcttttactttgaaaatctgTGCGGGCGATGGGTTCCTTCCTGCTCTGTCTGCATCTGGCTTGTAGTTGTTTCCAGGGAAATAATCCTCCTCTGTCCGTCTGCAGGCGGCGTGGAGAGTTTACGCCACAAATCTGAGCCGAACTGATCTGTCTTCCACCTGGGACTATTACGAGAGGACGGTGTCTGTCCCCATGTACAGGTGAGTcggtctcacctgtctgtctgtcggtttCTACCTGCCTGTCTGTCGCTATGATTAAAtcgtcttctctgtgtctcaggtTGATTCCTCCTCTCAATCAGTTGGATTTACTGAGGAACCTCAAGAACAAATCAGGACTCTCATTCAGGTTAGAATATGTTACAAGTATTACTACTACAGCAAGTACACAGAGTACTGCATCAAGTACTCCAAAACAACCACAACTATAACTACTACAGTACTTTTGTTGAAGTGTGAACTTTAATTTATTCTAAAGTCACAGTCATCTAGAAGATTCGTCACaaggaaaaataataacaaccagtctctctctcatctgtctctctatctgtctctctgtaggAAGGACGTCCAGCCTGAACCATCTCCCAGGTCagtgtccatctttatgttcaTGTCTGATTTCTTTCTCAGACCAAGATTTGTAATCATTCAGTCGGAGAACCCATGAACCCTGAGCTCTGACCCCCCCATCGCGAGTGCATGATGGTTTATGTTGATCAGTTATTGACCATTGTTTGTAAACAACTTATATTGATGCATAGTGGGATAAAATGAGTCACtatgaaatatatttgtgtatatatatatatatatatatatatatatgtatgaacCTAACCTTCCTGGAGCCAGACCTGCTGGAAGCTTACTGGGGAGTTTGGTTGCTGGACCTCGATGAAGAAACCTGCAGGGGCGTGATTAGGAGTAACGGCCGCCTGATCGTAATCTGAGTAGTGTTTTGCTATTGGactttagtggtagtggtagtgtGGGTTGGCCATAATTTAACACAAGGTGGGTAAAAGGTTTCACTGTACCGGAACAGCTAAGGCTAATGATGAATGATCGATTTTTGGTCATATCATCAGATCTGCAGCTGTATGTCTTGGACAGAGCTGTCAACTGATCACAACCTGGTGGTGGACTGGATCAGATGGTGGGGAAGCCTGCTGGACAGACCTGGAAAACCCTAACGAGTCTTGAGGATGACCTGGGTTCTTTGTCAGAAAACGGTGGATTGGTCTGTCTGGGTTGGGGGTGAGTTTCTGCTCCAAGTGAAAGAGTCTAAGATTCTTGGGGCCTTGTTCATGAGTGAGGGGGGGATGGAACGTCAGATGGACAGAATGGTCGGTGTTGTCCTGGACAGCTGTGATGAAGTAGAAGCTAAGCTGCAAGGCAAAACTTTCCATTAACTGCATGTTCTACTTTCCAACGCTCAGCTATGGTTACAACCTCTGGGTAATAAAATAATTCAATCATGAATACAAGCGTTGAGTTGAAAAAGGGTTTTTGGTGGCTGGGCTCAGCCTTAGAgatacagagaggaggtcaggcCTCCGGATTGAGCTTAGAGTAGAATTACTGCTCCCTCATGTCTACAGGGGACAGTTGAGGTTGTTCGGAGAGGTTTCCTCATGGATCCCTTCCATTGGAGGTTTACCGAGCACGCCCAACCAGGAGAAGACCCAAGGGTAGACCCAGAACTTGCTGGAGAGTCGACATATCAGGTTTGGCCTGGGAACCTCCAGAAGGAGCTGGAAAGCATGGCTGGGGAGAGGCATGTCTGAAATACTCAGCTTGGTCAGATCCTTCTGCAACCCGCTGTCAGATAATTGGAAGActtacaactttatttatagctttttcaattttctttccaAGTACAAAGTCTTTTATCAAACAAAATGCAAAGCTCTCCCACCCCCCTGTAGTACACTTTTACTCTTGTATTTGGAGCAGTGATTATTGGTTAGTGGTTAGTTCAGTTTCGGACATGAACACAGGGTGAAGGTAACCATAACCGGAGACTGGATATAACTACATCACACCCTGAAGTGTCCACTCCCTTGGCATGTAGGTAAAACGTGCAGTTCCCCTTATGGTCCCAGTTCAAAATCATTATCAGTTTGTTTACCAGGTCCGTCCAGCTTCCTCTGCCTGATCCACCAAATGGTGATCATCATGACTGTCCAACAAACATGCAGATGTTCTGATGATAAACAACAAAGTCAGTTGGTAAATTCTAACAATAGGTATAAGAGAACCACCTCCTGGTCAGATATGATGTTTGTTAAAGCAGACTGTGATTAGAACGGCATTCCCCTCGTTCAGATCAGTCTGGCTCTGTTAGGGTCAGAATTTAGGTTTCTTCCCTTTGGTAAACGTTTGTTGTGGTTTGGCACTAATGAGAAGATTCGCTGAACTTGTCCCTCATGTTGAAATTTGTCTCATCATCCTGTTCGTGCAGAGCCCCAACATCTGAAATCATGGACAAGAATCATGTCTCATTGGGACAATAAAGGACATTCAGGAACTTTTCTCTTGACCTGATCCCAAAACACATTGATTAAACTTGTCTGTTATTTTGTCTGCAGTCAGAAGGTCAGTCTGAAGGAGAGGGTCTTCTCGTCCCCCCGCAGCTCAGGAACCAAAGGGAAAGGTTCCCCCCAGCATGGTGAGTTAGAACCAAGGTCTGCAGGTTCAAGTTCCCACCAACCAGCAAGAACCTTATTATTACTTACTATTTGATAAACATTAAACCAGACTGGAGGAACTTGTTCATGAAAAAACCTGCCAGAACTGGTTTGATTGAAAACCTGCGGACTAGACTATAACCTGAACAATAACCGGGACAGAACTCAACTACAGTACTGATTCTCTTGTGTCTCACATCCTTAACCTCTATCCATCCTTCACTGCTTACTTTCTTAAGTGGTTCCTACAGTCGGCCCCGGTGTTGCTCCTAGTGTGGGTCCTAGTCCTGGTGGGGCACCTGGAGTTCCTGGAGGTCCTGGTGGTCCAGGGGGGATCCAGGCCCTGCGACGGTCCCCCAGCATGGAGCCTTGTCTGGAGGAGAGTCCCAGCAAGGTTCCAAAGAGTTGGAGCTTCGGAGAACGCAGCAGAACCCGACAGGCCTTCAGGATCCGAGGAGCTGCTTCACGCCAAAACTCTGAAGGTAAGACCTGCTGGGTACAGCCAATCAGAACTCTCTGACTGTGGGTCACAATTTGAACATCCACAACTTTAGAACGACATGACCTCCCAACACGACCACATCTGCTGACCAAGGATCTGTCATGTGGTCAGATCAACAAGCTAGATGTGAACTTCTGATGAACATGAACCTCTTGTGGTTGGTGCATGATTCTTGTAGAGTAACTCCTACATGTGATGCACTTTGTCCCAGTGGTCACTCCCAGTTTTGCAACtacaaccaaaccaaacaaatgATCAAAGATATAAAAGTGATTCACGTTCCTGACCTGAGCTTTTCATTTACGATCAGACCCATTGATAGATTCTGAGACAAAGATcagacacatgaaacacacacgtcgGAGTCgtcaaagaataaaaacatgttaaacacaGTTTAAAGATTTGATCTAAACATTGAAAAGATAATTtaaaagaggagatgaggagataGTGAAGAGAACGAGgtggaaggagaggaaacagcaaATCTCATCATCTGGGACAACTGGTTTGTAACGGTTCTCTCTGGTTTAGATCTGACTGGTTTATCTGACTGGTTCATACAGGACCTGACTGGTTCATACAGGACCTGACTGGTTTATATTGAATCTGATTGGTTCATTGTGGATCTGACTGGTTTCTACAGGTTTATAGTTTGAGGTAACTGTTGTGTCAGCATGGAAACATATAAACCAGCATGATTCTGAGCTTCTTCTTCACTATGAAAACATGACTGGAACTGAATGCCTTTGAATGTAATCATTATGATGATATAGTTTCCACCTGTTtgcagtctttatgctaagctaggctaagtGATGACACGGTGTCTGTGGTGAAACTGAGGATGTTGGactgtttctttaaataaacacgTCAGGACCTGATGAAGACTTCcgtgtctcctctgtctcctcctgtagTGCTCATTGAGATGCAGGATGAAGAGTTCAGACAGAAGAGCTCCCCAGGtcagcacacacgcacacacgcacgcgcgcgcgcgcacgcgcgcacacacacacacacacgcacacgcacacacagagcagagctaCTGTCGTCCAGTATCAGGGTTGTTCTGTCCAGAAGATCAGGGGTCAGAGGACCGTAGGTCAGGGGTCGTGTGGTTCTGGAACTTGGACAAACATGTTTCTGGTCCTGTTGCTGTAACACAATGTTGGTCCATCAGTTGCAGGTAGGGGGCGCTGAGTGACACTGATGATGTTGTTGGTTTCAGACGCCAGCCTGCCAGGAGAAGACATGGCTGACGACAACAAGAGCTGCCACTGTGAGTTTGTCCCCCAGGATCTGACCCCGGGGTTAAAGGTCACCATCAGAGCCATCTGGTAcgagtttttatttgatttagaaAATCACATATTTGATCAGTTTCTCTGCTCATCATTCATCATCGCTTTTCTCACCTTTATTTGCTCTTATTCTGCACTgaatcatttttattcacattattctttacgttttttttattggtttgtgCTCAcccagggtcaaaggtcaccatCAGCTGTTGGGTAAGAGTTAGTCTGATGTCCAGTTAGgttcattgttttctgttgtgttgctcCTCTGTCACGCTGTTTGGTAAGACAttctttattcttattattcctGTTGGTGTTGGTGTCCACAGCTCGTCTCTTGTTGCTGATCCGATCTGTGTTGGTTCTTCTCTGATGGACCAGTTGTTCAGTTCTTTAGTCTGAAGCAGATCCTGGATCAGTTCAGGAAGTGGATCCAAACTAAAGACCAACGACTCTCAGTTCATCAgatgaataaaagaacaaaCGTGTTTGTTGTCGAGTTTCATCTTCAGCCGTaaaaaaggtttagtttgtccagtctgggctactgtaaaaaaacatggctgcctccatagagggcccgctcctgatgtaaatataaagtatttatatataaagtatttaaatataaagggcccattctagggtaaagaaaacaacaatttagatgattaaacactagtgaaaacatcactatgattattttatgttcaatttctgcctgaagatcctttcacctgaatcgtacacactggagctttaaacgtacagagggagtctgcctccacaactgaagctgagatgattccacaggagaggagcttgatgctgaagctctggctcctcctctagagactttagggacaacagcctgaattctgggagctcagggctctagtggtgataaggtactatgagctctttaaggtttgatgctgccatattattaatgtaggtgaggaggagggttttaaattctaaatgtatcaggaagccagtgtagtgaagctaacacaggagacatgtggtctctggtcctggttctcttcaggacacgtgctgcagcatttaggacaagctgcagagtctttaacgacttcctgctggagcctgagaataaggaattacaataatcacgtctggatggaacaaaggcctggactcgttcttctgcatctttttgagaaaggacatgtctgatgtttgagatgttacacaagtgaaagaaggcggtcctagaaatgttttttaagtgAGAATCAAAGGAAAAATCAGGATCAAAGATCACTCCCTGATGTTTCACTGGAGGTGAGGAcgatgtcgtctagcgcagcttcatcattagataatgaatctctgaggtgtttagggccaagtattagaacctctgttttattgaggtcatccaggtttttatctCCTTAAAACATGTTTGGAATTTGTTCAGCTGATGagtttcttcatgtttcatAGACGAGTATTTCTATGAACTAGAGTACAGTTCACCTTTAACATGTTCTGGGTCTTCTCCATGTTGGATGTACACACAAGTCCATTT is part of the Hippoglossus hippoglossus isolate fHipHip1 chromosome 5, fHipHip1.pri, whole genome shotgun sequence genome and harbors:
- the LOC117762166 gene encoding potassium voltage-gated channel subfamily KQT member 2-like isoform X1, which translates into the protein MVQKSRNGGMFPAAQTDQKKLKVGFVGLEAGGSESRDGALLISGAEDGPRRQRSSVSGGKKPPKRNALYRRLQNFLYNVLERPRGWAFIYHAYVFLLVFSCLVLSVFSTIKEYEKSSEDALYILEVVTIVVFGVEYMVRIWAAGCCCRFRGWRGRLKFARKPFCVIDVMVLIASISVLAAGTQGNVFATSAIRSLRFLQILRMIRMDRRGGTWKLLGSVVYAHSKELITAWYIGFLCLILASFLVYLAEKEDNEQFETYADALWWGLITLTTIGYGDKFPITWNGRLLAATFTLIGVSFFALPAGILGSGFALKVQEQHRQKHFEKRRNPAAGLIQAAWRVYATNLSRTDLSSTWDYYERTVSVPMYRLIPPLNQLDLLRNLKNKSGLSFRKDVQPEPSPSQKVSLKERVFSSPRSSGTKGKGSPQHVVPTVGPGVAPSVGPSPGGAPGVPGGPGGPGGIQALRRSPSMEPCLEESPSKVPKSWSFGERSRTRQAFRIRGAASRQNSEVLIEMQDEEFRQKSSPDASLPGEDMADDNKSCHCEFVPQDLTPGLKVTIRAICIMRFMVSKRKFKESLRPYDVMDVIEQYSAGHLDMLARIKNLQSRVDQIVGRGTPTADKDRPKAANEELPEDPSMMGRLGKVEKQVLSMERKLDFLVNIYIQRMGIPQAETDAYFGSKEPDPAPPYHSPVDQLEKSQSVPKTLQVLPSDQVEKTHHVTKMVRSSSSTGHRNYKTPTCPPSTSWQPISSQLPQHAPPPHQRSHGNTPSPVGGGSLVRLPPPPAGERHGGKRSNRQSTGERGGAERAGEGINGTEGGGEEVKLESDTSVSIPSVDHEELERSFSGFSISQSRENLDFLNNSFYSSNLDRRGGGGSALRPYIAEGESDSDSELCAPSPHSDQA
- the LOC117762166 gene encoding potassium voltage-gated channel subfamily KQT member 2-like isoform X2, which produces MVQKSRNGGMFPAAQTDQKKLKVGFVGLEAGGSESRDGALLISGAEDGPRRQRSSVSGGKKPPKRNALYRRLQNFLYNVLERPRGWAFIYHAYVFLLVFSCLVLSVFSTIKEYEKSSEDALYILEVVTIVVFGVEYMVRIWAAGCCCRFRGWRGRLKFARKPFCVIDVMVLIASISVLAAGTQGNVFATSAIRSLRFLQILRMIRMDRRGGTWKLLGSVVYAHSKELITAWYIGFLCLILASFLVYLAEKEDNEQFETYADALWWGLITLTTIGYGDKFPITWNGRLLAATFTLIGVSFFALPAGILGSGFALKVQEQHRQKHFEKRRNPAAGLIQAAWRVYATNLSRTDLSSTWDYYERTVSVPMYRLIPPLNQLDLLRNLKNKSGLSFRKDVQPEPSPSQKVSLKERVFSSPRSSGTKGKGSPQHVVPTVGPGVAPSVGPSPGGAPGVPGGPGGPGGIQALRRSPSMEPCLEESPSKVPKSWSFGERSRTRQAFRIRGAASRQNSEDASLPGEDMADDNKSCHCEFVPQDLTPGLKVTIRAICIMRFMVSKRKFKESLRPYDVMDVIEQYSAGHLDMLARIKNLQSRVDQIVGRGTPTADKDRPKAANEELPEDPSMMGRLGKVEKQVLSMERKLDFLVNIYIQRMGIPQAETDAYFGSKEPDPAPPYHSPVDQLEKSQSVPKTLQVLPSDQVEKTHHVTKMVRSSSSTGHRNYKTPTCPPSTSWQPISSQLPQHAPPPHQRSHGNTPSPVGGGSLVRLPPPPAGERHGGKRSNRQSTGERGGAERAGEGINGTEGGGEEVKLESDTSVSIPSVDHEELERSFSGFSISQSRENLDFLNNSFYSSNLDRRGGGGSALRPYIAEGESDSDSELCAPSPHSDQA